One genomic segment of Sminthopsis crassicaudata isolate SCR6 chromosome 2, ASM4859323v1, whole genome shotgun sequence includes these proteins:
- the LOC141556590 gene encoding protein FAM50A translates to MAQYKGAASEAGRAMHLMKKREKQREQMEQMKQRITEENIMKSNIDKKFSAHYDAVEAELKSSTVGLVTLNDMKAKQEALVKEREKQLAKKEQSKELQLKLEKLREKERKKEEKRKISNLSFTLDDEEEPEEEEEEADEEDAEWESNADVNKNKHGSFLQRANSLRGEAVPSKKRKLGKNPDVDTSFLPDRDREEEENRLREELRQEWEAKQEKIKSEEIEITFSYWDGSGHRRTVKMKKRNTIQQFLQKALEILRKDFSELRSAGVEQLMYIKEDLIIPHHHSFYDFIVTKARGKSGPLFNFDVHDDVRLLSDATVEKDESHAGKVVLRSWYEKNKHIFPASRWEPYDPEKKWDKYTIR, encoded by the coding sequence ATGGCCCAGTACAAGGGTGCCGCCAGTGAGGCGGGCCGCGCCATGCATCTGATGAAAAAACGGGAGAAGCAGCGGGAGCAGATGGAGCAGATGAAGCAGCGGATTACTGAGGAGAACATAATGAAATCAAACATTGACAAGAAATTCTCGGCTCATTATGATGCAGTAGAGGCTGAGCTCAAGTCCAGTACTGTGGGCCTTGTAACCCTGAATGACATGAAAGCTAAGCAGGAAGCTCTGGTGAAGGAGCGAGAAAAGCAGCTGGCTAAAAAGGAACAATCTAAAGAACTTCAGCTAAAGCTTGAGAAACTTCGAGAAAAGGAACGCAAGAAGGAAGAGAAGCGGAAAATCTCTAACCTGTCCTTCACTTTGGATGATGAGGAGGAGcctgaggaagaagaagaagaagcagatgAGGAAGATGCAGAATGGGAAAGCAATGCAGAcgtgaataaaaacaaacatggTTCCTTTCTTCAAAGAGCTAACAGTCTACGTGGAGAAGCCGTCccttcaaagaagagaaaattagggaaaaaccCAGATGTGGACACTAGTTTCCTTCCTGATCGGGAccgagaggaagaagaaaatcgGCTCCGAGAGGAGCTTCGGCAGGAATGGGAGGCCAAGCAGGAGAAGATTAAGAGTGAAGAAATCGAAATCACCTTTAGTTACTGGGATGGTTCTGGACACCGAAGAACTgtgaagatgaagaaaaggaacaCTATACAGCAGTTCCTTCAGAAGGCCTTGGAGATCCTGCGGAAAGACTTTAGTGAGCTGAGGTCAGCAGGCGTGGAACAGCTGATGTACATCAAAGAGGATCTGATTATACCTCATCACCACAGCTTCTACGACTTCATCGTCACCAAAGCCCGAGGGAAGAGCGGCCCGCTCTTTAACTTTGATGTCCATGATGACGTGCGCCTGCTCAGTGATGCCACGGTGGAGAAGGATGAGTCCCACGCAGGCAAGGTGGTGCTGAGAAGTTGGTATGAGAAGAACAAGCATATCTTCCCAGCCAGCCGTTGGGAGCCATACGACCCCGAGAAAAAGTGGGATAAGTACACTATTAGATAA